A stretch of the Coprobacillus cateniformis genome encodes the following:
- a CDS encoding response regulator transcription factor, whose protein sequence is MEAPHILVIDDEKEITDLIEIYLSQEGYHVEKRYNALTLLEDIRTYQIDLVILDVMMPEINGIQALKMIREKYNIPVIIVSAKTADNDKIEGLLTGADDYVSKPFNAMELVARVKSQLRRFQVFNKPINDSSHIIEASDLIIDTQKKSVTLDNQSLALTRIEYEILVLLASQPGTVFSIEDIFEKIWHEKIWHEKSTNSNNTIMVHIRKLREKIERQPRNPRHIKTVWGIGYKFDL, encoded by the coding sequence ATGGAAGCACCTCATATATTAGTTATTGATGATGAAAAAGAGATTACTGATTTAATTGAAATTTATTTAAGTCAAGAAGGTTATCATGTAGAAAAAAGATATAATGCATTAACATTATTAGAAGATATTAGGACTTATCAAATTGATCTTGTTATATTAGATGTTATGATGCCAGAAATCAATGGAATACAGGCATTAAAAATGATTAGAGAAAAATATAATATACCTGTTATTATTGTTTCTGCAAAAACAGCAGATAATGATAAAATTGAAGGACTCTTAACTGGTGCAGATGATTATGTCAGTAAACCTTTTAATGCAATGGAATTAGTTGCACGAGTAAAATCACAATTACGTAGATTTCAGGTTTTTAACAAACCTATTAATGATTCCTCTCATATTATAGAAGCAAGTGATCTTATCATTGATACTCAAAAGAAATCTGTTACTTTAGATAATCAGTCACTCGCATTAACAAGAATTGAATATGAAATTTTAGTCTTATTAGCAAGTCAACCAGGAACAGTTTTTTCAATTGAAGATATTTTTGAAAAGATATGGCATGAAAAGATATGGCATGAAAAGTCCACAAATTCTAATAATACTATTATGGTTCATATTAGAAAACTACGCGAAAAAATAGAAAGACAGCCAAGAAATCCACGTCATATTAAAACAGTTTGGGGTATTGGTTATAAATTTGATTTATGA
- a CDS encoding helix-turn-helix domain-containing protein, with protein MEGYIKKISFLGENIQTIRKHRGMKQQELADKIGINMQSLSKIERGVNYPTFDTLEKIMDVLGVTPNELLSGEWKYIDHTEPYIMDIIKREQDFNVSLDYLSENEFFDNENEYRFYKVYKLIQYIHNYITNEVTELEELMEIKQLIQHQKIERMMKVHKEMRGLDRYREQLKEYKYHDPYADWIFRQLADIDNRNNIPDTSPQLDFNEADYEDYLKAKWNRGL; from the coding sequence ATGGAGGGTTATATAAAGAAAATCAGTTTCTTAGGAGAGAACATACAGACCATAAGAAAACACAGAGGAATGAAACAACAGGAACTTGCGGACAAAATCGGTATCAATATGCAGAGCCTTTCCAAGATTGAACGTGGTGTGAATTATCCTACCTTTGATACGCTGGAAAAGATAATGGACGTGCTGGGTGTAACGCCCAATGAATTATTGTCGGGAGAATGGAAGTATATCGACCACACCGAGCCATATATCATGGATATTATCAAACGGGAACAGGACTTCAATGTTTCTTTAGATTATCTGTCTGAAAATGAATTTTTCGATAATGAAAACGAATACAGATTTTACAAGGTATATAAACTTATACAGTATATCCATAACTATATTACCAATGAGGTTACAGAGTTGGAAGAACTTATGGAAATCAAGCAGTTGATACAGCATCAGAAAATAGAACGCATGATGAAAGTGCATAAGGAAATGCGAGGGTTAGACCGATACAGAGAACAACTGAAAGAATACAAATACCACGACCCTTATGCTGACTGGATATTCCGTCAACTTGCAGATATTGACAACAGAAACAACATACCAGACACTTCGCCACAATTAGACTTTAATGAAGCGGACTATGAAGATTATCTAAAGGCGAAATGGAACAGAGGTCTTTGA
- a CDS encoding sensor histidine kinase has protein sequence MTFLIYSALIIIFDNFNLLGMSIELRYFIAFIISLFLFLVIFFDLMNITLKYLSVLSGTIQEVTAGDYNVEAPIEYDDELGLLAANINALAKTLKDKEKESEILKENERLAFDAERNAEKQKNDLITNVAHDLRTPLTTIVGYLELIKNNEHLSKEDIQKYSTVAYEKAKKLQGMMDDLFEFTSLDKADVRVHMTTLNISELILQIVDEFYPTFQEHDLTPVINIAQPNLFIQGDGQLIARVFDNLLSNAVKYGQDGNDIKIEVLTDDQNVTIKIMNYGHPIAQEDLPYIFDKFYRSDASRSSSTGGTGLGLAIAKNIVQIHNGQIFATSHKEKTTFVVVLRKLQIQD, from the coding sequence ATGACATTCTTAATTTATAGTGCATTAATTATTATTTTTGATAATTTTAATTTGTTAGGAATGTCTATTGAATTAAGATATTTTATTGCATTTATTATTTCATTATTTCTCTTTTTAGTTATTTTCTTTGATTTAATGAATATTACCTTAAAGTATTTAAGTGTACTTAGTGGGACTATTCAAGAAGTCACTGCAGGAGATTATAATGTTGAGGCTCCTATTGAGTATGATGATGAATTAGGATTATTAGCTGCCAATATTAATGCTTTGGCAAAAACATTAAAGGACAAAGAAAAAGAAAGTGAGATTTTAAAAGAAAATGAGCGTTTAGCATTTGATGCTGAGAGAAATGCTGAGAAACAAAAAAATGATTTAATTACAAATGTTGCTCATGATTTAAGAACTCCATTAACAACTATTGTTGGATATTTAGAATTAATTAAAAATAATGAACATCTTTCTAAAGAAGATATTCAAAAGTATTCTACGGTTGCTTATGAAAAAGCAAAGAAGTTACAAGGAATGATGGATGATTTATTTGAATTTACAAGTTTAGATAAAGCTGATGTAAGAGTTCATATGACAACTCTTAATATATCTGAATTAATTCTTCAAATTGTTGATGAATTCTATCCAACATTTCAAGAGCATGATTTAACTCCAGTGATTAATATAGCTCAACCCAATCTTTTCATTCAAGGAGATGGCCAATTAATAGCAAGAGTTTTTGATAATTTATTATCAAATGCTGTTAAATATGGACAAGATGGTAATGATATTAAAATTGAGGTTTTAACTGATGACCAGAACGTCACAATTAAAATTATGAATTATGGTCATCCTATTGCTCAAGAAGATTTACCATATATTTTTGATAAATTCTATCGTTCTGATGCATCACGTTCATCTTCAACAGGAGGAACAGGATTAGGATTAGCTATAGCTAAGAATATTGTGCAAATACATAATGGTCAAATCTTTGCAACAAGTCATAAAGAAAAGACAACATTTGTTGTTGTCTTAAGAAAATTGCAAATTCAGGATTAG
- a CDS encoding replication initiation factor domain-containing protein has translation MHILGLPTDIFNVYPASVKFKTYQARWQIGDIYVSGDARKTEDNPQGLGCYLVMTGRGCDDIFRILDSRNYTFGDMFRRCERRYGLDNFHFTRLDIAIDDKSEKPFFTIEQIKKKCEKEEFISNSEGYHFDESKFDDFDTAKTVYIGAGKSGLSYRFYDKDKEVCSRYNKTLDEVGSWKRTEMQLRDDKAHAFAMTFKDRPLELGELAFGLLANNLRFVVANRNESNKSRWKTCRFWERFLGAVEVLKLQVSKPYNSLEETQQWLTEGGVISAVKSFYFLEEHDALGGLEKVGTMLDKARYSTSLSSKLTAHLQRINRTDLIPYIQYDTKHGKGGI, from the coding sequence ATGCACATTTTAGGTTTACCAACTGATATTTTTAATGTCTATCCGGCAAGCGTTAAATTCAAGACGTATCAAGCACGCTGGCAGATTGGAGATATTTATGTATCGGGGGACGCAAGAAAGACAGAGGACAACCCACAAGGGCTAGGCTGTTATCTCGTTATGACTGGCAGAGGTTGTGATGATATTTTCCGCATTCTTGACAGTAGGAATTATACCTTTGGGGATATGTTCCGACGCTGTGAGCGAAGATACGGACTGGATAATTTCCATTTCACAAGACTTGATATTGCCATTGATGATAAGAGCGAAAAGCCATTCTTTACAATAGAGCAGATAAAGAAGAAATGCGAAAAAGAGGAATTTATCTCCAATAGTGAGGGCTACCACTTTGATGAAAGCAAGTTTGACGATTTCGACACTGCAAAGACGGTTTATATCGGTGCTGGAAAGTCGGGATTGTCCTACCGCTTTTATGACAAGGATAAGGAAGTCTGTTCAAGATATAATAAGACGCTTGATGAAGTCGGCAGTTGGAAACGGACAGAAATGCAACTGCGTGATGATAAGGCTCATGCCTTTGCCATGACATTTAAGGACAGACCGCTGGAACTTGGGGAATTGGCTTTCGGGCTATTGGCAAACAACCTACGCTTTGTCGTAGCAAACAGAAATGAAAGTAATAAGAGCCGATGGAAAACGTGTCGATTTTGGGAACGCTTTTTAGGGGCTGTGGAAGTCTTGAAACTGCAAGTATCAAAACCATATAATTCCCTTGAAGAAACACAGCAATGGCTCACAGAGGGTGGCGTGATTTCCGCTGTCAAAAGTTTTTACTTCTTAGAAGAACATGACGCATTAGGTGGACTTGAAAAAGTGGGAACTATGCTTGACAAGGCAAGATACAGCACTTCCCTTTCCAGTAAACTAACTGCACATTTACAGAGGATAAACCGCACCGACCTTATCCCCTATATCCAGTATGACACGAAACATGGGAAAGGGGGTATCTGA
- a CDS encoding site-specific integrase: MKEKRRDSKGRILHTGESQRTDGKYLYKYVDAFGNTKYVYAWRLTPTDPTPKGKREKPSLRELEQQIRRDIEDGIDSTGKKMTFCQLYAKQNAQRANVKKSTQKQREQLMRLLKEDKLGARSIDTIKPSDAKEWALRMKDKGFSYNTINNHKRSLKASFYIAIQDDCVRKNPFDFKLSEVLENDTKEKVALTEEQEQALLSFIKTDNVYHKYYDDVLILLKTGLRISELCGLTVADIDFKNEVVVIDHQLLKNKEQGYYIETPKTKSGTRQVPLSRETIQAFQRVIRKRTKGKLIEIDGYKDFLFVNPKGNPKVAIDYNALFVRMVKKYNKHHKDNPLPHITPHTLRHTFCTRLASKNMNPKDLQYIMGHSNISITMNWYAHASIDTAKSEVQRLIA, from the coding sequence ATGAAAGAAAAAAGACGGGATAGCAAAGGACGTATCCTGCATACTGGAGAGAGCCAACGAACAGACGGAAAATACTTATATAAATATGTGGACGCATTTGGAAACACAAAATATGTGTATGCTTGGAGATTGACACCCACAGACCCGACACCAAAGGGAAAACGGGAAAAACCCTCACTTCGTGAACTGGAACAGCAGATAAGACGGGATATTGAGGACGGTATCGACAGCACAGGCAAGAAAATGACATTTTGCCAACTCTACGCCAAACAGAACGCACAGAGGGCAAACGTGAAGAAAAGCACACAGAAACAACGGGAACAACTCATGCGGTTATTGAAAGAGGACAAGTTAGGTGCTAGGAGCATTGATACGATAAAACCCTCTGACGCTAAAGAATGGGCGTTACGCATGAAAGACAAAGGCTTTTCCTATAACACCATTAACAACCATAAACGCTCGTTAAAAGCGTCATTCTATATCGCCATACAAGACGATTGTGTAAGGAAAAACCCTTTTGATTTCAAGCTGAGTGAAGTCCTAGAAAATGATACGAAAGAGAAAGTCGCATTGACAGAGGAACAGGAACAAGCCTTACTGTCATTCATCAAGACGGATAACGTGTATCACAAGTATTATGATGATGTGCTGATACTGTTAAAGACAGGACTTCGTATCTCAGAACTGTGCGGACTGACAGTAGCCGATATTGATTTCAAGAATGAGGTTGTGGTTATCGACCACCAGTTATTAAAAAACAAGGAACAGGGCTATTATATTGAAACGCCTAAGACAAAGAGTGGAACAAGGCAAGTGCCATTAAGCAGAGAAACGATACAGGCATTTCAACGGGTCATAAGGAAACGCACAAAAGGGAAACTGATAGAGATAGACGGATACAAAGATTTTCTGTTCGTCAATCCGAAAGGCAATCCTAAAGTTGCGATTGATTACAACGCCTTATTTGTCCGTATGGTAAAGAAATATAACAAACACCACAAGGATAACCCCTTGCCACATATCACACCACATACGCTACGCCATACGTTCTGCACAAGACTGGCAAGCAAGAACATGAACCCGAAAGATTTACAGTATATCATGGGACATTCAAACATCAGTATCACAATGAACTGGTATGCTCATGCGTCCATAGATACCGCAAAATCAGAGGTTCAGCGTCTAATCGCATAA
- a CDS encoding aminotransferase — protein sequence MKMYKDMNHEELVSLHDDLCKQYEQVKAKGLKLNMARGKPDVNQLLLSTDILDVINSHYDFGSQYEYCNYGILDGIDEAKEFFAKMLNTSSQNVIVYGNSSLTIMFDQISRGYTHGYLGEKPWCQLDKIKFLCPVPGYDRHFAITEHFGIEMINIPMHENGPDMDLIEKYVQTDESIKGIWCVPQYSNPTGITYSDEVVERFANLNPAAKDFRIFWDNAYLVHHLYNDKQEHVKNLIKACQEAGQPNLVFEFCSTSKVTLPGSGVAALATSLENKEDILKHMSIQCIGYDKLNQLRHVEYFNKIESIDTHMQKQASLLKPKFEAVLNIFERELEPLGIAEWTKPLGGYFISFMAMENCAKAIVQKCKEAGTLLTTAGATYPYGQDPHDANIRIAPSFPKLEELKQATELFVLCVKLISVEKLLEKA from the coding sequence ATGAAGATGTATAAAGACATGAATCATGAAGAATTAGTTTCTTTACATGATGATTTATGTAAGCAATATGAGCAGGTTAAAGCAAAAGGTTTGAAGTTAAATATGGCGAGGGGAAAGCCGGATGTCAATCAGTTACTTTTATCTACTGATATATTGGATGTCATTAATAGTCATTATGACTTTGGAAGTCAATATGAATATTGTAATTATGGTATTTTGGATGGTATTGATGAAGCTAAAGAATTTTTTGCAAAGATGTTAAACACTTCTTCTCAAAATGTTATTGTTTATGGAAATTCTAGTTTAACAATTATGTTTGATCAAATTAGTCGAGGTTATACCCATGGCTATTTAGGAGAGAAACCATGGTGCCAATTAGATAAAATTAAATTCTTATGCCCTGTTCCTGGATACGATCGCCATTTTGCTATAACAGAACATTTTGGCATTGAAATGATTAATATTCCTATGCATGAAAATGGTCCAGATATGGACCTTATTGAAAAATATGTTCAAACTGATGAAAGCATTAAAGGCATTTGGTGTGTTCCTCAGTATTCCAATCCAACTGGCATAACATATTCTGATGAGGTTGTAGAACGATTTGCAAATTTGAATCCTGCAGCAAAAGATTTTAGAATCTTTTGGGATAATGCATATTTAGTTCACCATTTATATAATGATAAACAAGAACATGTTAAAAATCTTATAAAAGCTTGCCAGGAGGCTGGACAGCCAAATCTCGTTTTTGAATTCTGCTCAACATCTAAAGTCACTTTACCAGGTTCAGGTGTTGCAGCATTGGCAACATCACTTGAAAATAAAGAGGATATTTTAAAACACATGTCTATTCAATGTATTGGATATGATAAATTAAATCAATTAAGACATGTAGAGTATTTTAATAAAATTGAAAGTATAGATACACATATGCAAAAACAGGCAAGTCTATTAAAGCCTAAATTTGAAGCTGTTTTAAATATTTTTGAAAGAGAACTTGAACCATTAGGAATTGCTGAATGGACTAAACCATTAGGAGGATACTTCATTTCCTTTATGGCAATGGAAAACTGTGCAAAAGCTATTGTACAAAAATGTAAAGAAGCGGGCACACTCCTAACAACAGCTGGAGCAACTTATCCATATGGTCAAGATCCTCATGATGCTAACATTAGAATTGCTCCTTCTTTCCCAAAATTAGAAGAATTAAAACAAGCAACAGAATTATTTGTTCTTTGTGTTAAGTTGATAAGTGTAGAAAAATTATTAGAAAAGGCATAA
- a CDS encoding CTP synthase, translating to MAKFIFVTGGVVSGLGKGLTAASLGRILKQRGLKVFMQKLDPYINVDPGTMSPFQHGEVFVTADGAETDLDLGHYERFIDEELNRNSSITTGRIYSNVISKERKGEYLGATVQVVPHITNEIKAKIYAAAKSSHADIVITEIGGTVGDIESLPFIEAIRQVRLDLGYENTLYIHTTLLPYIGASHEVKTKPTQHSVKELRGYGIQPDMIVCRSEKYIDQDLKDKISLFCNVPTKAVISNYDVDVLYELPMMLLDQHMDDLVLEHLKIDAPQANMSEWKELIERVKGVDKEVTIKMVGKYVQLPDAYLSVNEALRHAGYYENSTINIEWVNAEDVHTDNVQDLLGEADGILIPGGFGERGIEGMIIAIQYARENNIPFLGICLGMQLASIEFARHVCHLEDVNSMEFNELCRTPLIHLMSDQSLDDMGGTQRLGNYDCELLEGTKAQSLYGKNLIQQRHRHRYEFNNKYKDVLQQHGLIISGRNPERDLVEIIELKDHPYFVAAQFHPEFASRPNRSEPLFQGFITAACQNKK from the coding sequence ATGGCTAAATTTATATTTGTTACAGGTGGAGTTGTTTCAGGACTTGGAAAAGGCTTAACAGCTGCATCTTTAGGTAGAATATTAAAACAAAGAGGACTAAAAGTATTTATGCAGAAATTAGATCCATATATTAATGTGGATCCAGGAACAATGTCACCTTTTCAACATGGTGAGGTTTTTGTAACAGCTGATGGTGCAGAAACAGATTTAGATTTGGGACATTATGAAAGATTTATAGATGAGGAATTGAATAGAAATTCATCGATTACAACAGGCAGAATTTATAGCAATGTGATTTCTAAGGAACGTAAAGGTGAATATCTTGGGGCAACAGTTCAAGTTGTTCCTCATATCACAAACGAAATTAAAGCAAAGATTTACGCTGCTGCAAAATCTAGTCATGCTGACATTGTGATTACTGAGATTGGTGGTACTGTTGGAGATATCGAAAGTTTACCATTTATTGAAGCTATCAGACAGGTGCGTTTAGATTTAGGCTATGAGAATACTCTTTATATTCATACGACTTTATTGCCATATATTGGGGCAAGTCATGAAGTCAAAACAAAACCTACACAACATAGTGTTAAAGAATTAAGAGGTTATGGAATTCAGCCAGATATGATTGTTTGTCGTAGTGAAAAATATATTGATCAAGATTTAAAAGATAAAATCTCTTTATTTTGCAATGTACCTACAAAAGCAGTTATTTCAAATTATGATGTTGATGTTTTATATGAATTACCAATGATGTTATTGGATCAGCATATGGATGACTTAGTTTTGGAACATTTGAAAATAGATGCACCTCAAGCAAATATGAGTGAATGGAAGGAATTAATAGAGAGAGTTAAAGGTGTTGATAAAGAAGTCACAATTAAAATGGTTGGGAAGTATGTTCAACTCCCAGATGCTTATTTATCAGTCAATGAAGCTTTAAGACACGCGGGTTACTATGAAAATAGTACAATCAATATTGAATGGGTGAATGCCGAAGATGTGCATACAGATAATGTTCAAGATTTGCTAGGGGAAGCTGATGGTATTTTAATACCTGGAGGTTTTGGTGAACGTGGAATAGAAGGTATGATTATTGCTATACAATATGCAAGAGAAAATAATATACCATTCTTAGGAATTTGTTTAGGTATGCAACTAGCTTCTATTGAGTTTGCTAGACATGTATGTCATTTAGAAGATGTTAATTCTATGGAGTTTAACGAATTGTGTCGAACACCTCTTATACATTTAATGAGTGATCAATCATTAGATGATATGGGTGGAACACAAAGACTAGGAAACTATGATTGTGAACTATTAGAAGGAACAAAAGCACAATCTCTATATGGAAAAAATCTCATTCAACAAAGGCATAGACATCGATATGAGTTTAATAATAAATATAAAGATGTATTACAACAACATGGACTGATTATTTCAGGTAGAAATCCTGAAAGAGATCTAGTGGAGATTATTGAATTAAAAGATCATCCTTATTTTGTAGCAGCACAATTTCATCCTGAATTCGCTTCGCGACCTAATCGAAGTGAACCTTTATTTCAAGGGTTTATAACCGCTGCTTGTCAAAATAAGAAATAA
- a CDS encoding CD3324 family protein has protein sequence MSYRKATDILPIEILQVIQEYVDGDYLYIPKKKENIKEWGTNTKTKEYTMQRNKEIFEKYVQGYSTIQLATLYYLSHKTIQRIIRQQRSA, from the coding sequence ATGAGCTATAGAAAAGCAACTGACATATTACCCATTGAGATATTACAAGTTATACAAGAATATGTAGATGGTGATTATCTTTATATTCCAAAAAAGAAAGAGAATATTAAAGAATGGGGTACAAATACAAAAACTAAAGAGTATACAATGCAAAGAAATAAAGAAATCTTTGAAAAATATGTACAAGGATATTCAACTATTCAATTAGCAACTCTTTATTATTTATCTCATAAAACAATACAAAGAATAATACGTCAACAAAGAAGCGCATAA
- a CDS encoding GNAT family N-acetyltransferase, with translation MKNKMILREFQKEDTREMIDIIRKTWHYDEFCSHKVANKLAKVFLYSCLANQTYTKVAVIDNCPIGIIMGKNIARHKCPFRYRIKQMISIISLLLSYEGRQAIHLFRDVDGIDRELLDHCEIDFQGEVSFFAIDENYRGLGIGKNLFESLLYYMKEQNIQQFYLFTDTSCNYGFYEHQGMRREHEKSLTMDIANQKQVMKFFIYSYQI, from the coding sequence ATGAAAAATAAAATGATATTGAGAGAGTTTCAAAAAGAAGATACAAGAGAAATGATAGACATCATTAGAAAGACTTGGCATTATGATGAATTCTGTAGTCATAAAGTTGCTAATAAACTTGCAAAAGTTTTTCTATACAGCTGTTTAGCAAATCAAACTTATACAAAAGTAGCTGTTATCGATAATTGCCCTATAGGCATTATTATGGGGAAAAATATTGCTAGACATAAATGTCCATTTCGATATCGTATAAAACAAATGATTTCAATTATTTCACTTTTACTATCATATGAAGGTCGTCAAGCTATTCATCTCTTTAGAGATGTGGATGGGATTGATCGAGAATTGTTAGATCATTGTGAAATAGATTTTCAAGGTGAAGTTTCGTTTTTCGCTATTGATGAAAATTATCGTGGTTTAGGTATTGGCAAGAATTTGTTTGAATCTTTGCTTTATTATATGAAGGAACAAAATATTCAGCAATTCTATCTATTTACTGATACAAGTTGTAACTATGGATTTTATGAACACCAAGGTATGAGAAGAGAACATGAAAAATCATTGACTATGGATATCGCAAATCAAAAACAAGTTATGAAATTCTTTATTTACTCATATCAGATTTAA
- a CDS encoding DUF998 domain-containing protein, whose product MTILPIVFILDLLIPFILAPAYKGYNHLIQVMSVLGNSKAPLHIIYNAWLVVFGITLIVIDFNVYAIISESSKLIAVTLFVILLIYAIGGCILSGLFPVGEVKSLATLSEKIHGYGSVIGFMCLAFAPLFLGIYAYKINNIKFFYFNIGCFILAILCFSCFVMGDKPNYKNTVLAFEGLWQRLSLLFMYLPLGCLILLEK is encoded by the coding sequence ATGACTATATTGCCAATAGTTTTCATCTTAGATTTACTTATTCCTTTTATCTTAGCTCCAGCATATAAAGGGTATAATCATTTAATACAAGTTATGAGCGTTCTCGGGAATAGTAAGGCTCCGCTACATATTATATACAATGCGTGGCTGGTAGTCTTTGGAATTACCTTAATAGTGATTGATTTCAACGTATATGCGATTATTTCAGAGAGTTCCAAACTGATTGCAGTAACACTTTTTGTAATATTGTTGATTTATGCAATCGGAGGGTGTATTCTTTCTGGTTTATTCCCTGTTGGGGAAGTAAAAAGTCTTGCTACTCTTTCAGAAAAAATACATGGGTATGGTTCTGTTATTGGTTTTATGTGCTTAGCATTTGCACCACTTTTTCTAGGAATTTATGCATATAAAATAAATAACATTAAATTCTTTTATTTCAACATAGGGTGTTTCATATTAGCAATATTGTGTTTTTCATGTTTTGTTATGGGAGATAAGCCTAATTACAAAAATACAGTTTTAGCCTTTGAAGGCTTATGGCAACGGTTATCATTACTGTTTATGTATTTACCTTTGGGATGTTTAATATTACTGGAAAAATAA
- a CDS encoding flavin reductase, which translates to MDSKAFFKLSYGLYIVTSKNDNQESGCVINTMTQVTAEPSQVCITLNKENYTTQIIEKSGVFNVSVLLEKVPMEIIRTFGFQCGKDVNKFENIAYETDVNDVKYLTENTAAMFACRVKKTVDVGTHLMFISEVEDAQTLSDETVLTYAAYHDKKNGTTPKSAPSYVEETTKQGWRCDVCGFIYEGETLPEDYICPICKVDASHFHKI; encoded by the coding sequence ATGGATTCAAAAGCATTTTTTAAACTCAGTTATGGATTATATATTGTGACTTCAAAAAACGATAATCAGGAAAGTGGCTGTGTCATTAATACAATGACACAAGTGACAGCAGAACCATCACAAGTCTGTATAACATTAAACAAGGAAAATTATACAACTCAAATCATTGAAAAAAGTGGTGTATTTAATGTCAGTGTCTTATTAGAAAAAGTTCCTATGGAAATAATTAGAACATTTGGATTCCAATGTGGTAAAGATGTCAATAAGTTTGAAAACATTGCGTATGAAACTGATGTTAATGATGTTAAATACTTAACAGAGAACACAGCAGCAATGTTTGCTTGTCGTGTTAAAAAAACTGTTGATGTAGGAACACATCTAATGTTTATCAGTGAAGTTGAAGATGCTCAGACATTGAGTGATGAAACTGTTTTAACATATGCAGCTTATCATGATAAGAAAAATGGTACAACACCTAAGAGTGCACCATCATATGTTGAAGAAACAACGAAGCAAGGTTGGCGTTGTGATGTTTGTGGATTTATTTATGAGGGCGAAACTTTACCAGAAGATTATATTTGCCCAATATGTAAGGTTGATGCAAGTCATTTTCATAAAATTTAA
- a CDS encoding AbrB/MazE/SpoVT family DNA-binding domain-containing protein, whose amino-acid sequence MSMKKGQHIFGTVKVGEKGQIVIPKEARQIFDIKSGDTLLVLGDEEQGIAIVKADVMKELAVKILKGLGKLSNGIEDEK is encoded by the coding sequence ATGTCAATGAAAAAAGGACAACATATATTTGGAACAGTTAAAGTAGGGGAAAAAGGACAAATTGTTATTCCAAAAGAAGCAAGACAGATTTTTGATATTAAATCAGGGGATACCTTATTAGTGTTGGGCGATGAAGAACAAGGGATAGCGATTGTAAAAGCGGACGTTATGAAAGAATTAGCTGTGAAAATATTAAAAGGACTTGGTAAATTAAGTAACGGTATAGAAGATGAAAAATAG
- a CDS encoding excisionase, producing the protein MNNNDIPVWEKYTLTIEEASKYFRIGENKLRRLAEENKDAGWLIMNGNRIQIKRRQFEKVIDKLDAI; encoded by the coding sequence ATGAATAACAACGATATTCCCGTATGGGAAAAATACACCCTTACCATTGAAGAAGCGTCTAAGTATTTCCGTATCGGAGAAAACAAGCTAAGACGATTGGCAGAGGAAAACAAGGACGCTGGCTGGCTCATTATGAATGGCAACCGCATACAGATTAAACGCCGACAGTTTGAAAAGGTTATTGATAAATTAGACGCAATCTAA